The Mustela nigripes isolate SB6536 chromosome 6, MUSNIG.SB6536, whole genome shotgun sequence DNA window TCTATTCTCAACAGCCCTTGATTATAGTGGCCATTGATAAGTGACTGACTAAAACTTCTTGATTAATAAATTTCCCAGaaataattatatagaaataatGTCTGGTATTATTAAACAGTGCTTAAAGAAGATGAAATAGCTTAATATGACTCAAATATGGGAAACTTGTGAGAATTAGCTTTACATGATACAAGTAGATTATTGTGAAATTTTAAGGTCATTGAATTATTGtaaagattttgaattttaacaTAAAGGCAGTAGGAGTTTTCATGCGGGAATTTTTTGTCTAGAAAATGCCATTATTAGTGTATATTGTGGAAAAGCAAGTGGAAGAGAAGTATGAAGAGCACAATAGAGTAGGAGAGCCTGGAGTAGCGACTATAGGTGGGAATTCAGGTGAGAGATGGGGTCCTGTAGCTTGTGGCGCCAGTAGTTGAGATTTAGATAATACCCATGTTACATATCAACAACATATTTGTTGCATaaggagaaattttatttaatcatgacatctattatttatttattttctctgcctccttcttggcattcaggaaggagacaaacaaCTTATAAGGGAAACATCCACACACCAGCTGAATTCAGAACGTTATGTGCACACTTTCAAAGATTTATCTAATTTCTCAGGAGCCATCAATGTCACCTATCGCTACTTAGCTGCCACGCCTTTACAAAGAAAGCGTAAGTATCCCTACACTTTCAAATCAAGAGCAcataaagtatttttgttttaaaataatgacaaccAGCTTCATCTGTATCGCAATAAAACTTTCTGGGCATTACTAATATATATTCTTTGAGAAGTAATTCAGTGTTTCTTCACAAATTACAGTTATTGATCCAGCTCCATTTATAgccccaaaaaagaaatttttaaaattcttaattgtAATATAAACTTTCAAACAGTTTGCTTGTAGGACCATGTAGCGAGACtgagaaaaatcaatttatttgagcttttaaaacttcccttttaaaaacaaCCATTTTCATACCGATACAATTTCCAGCTCTAATGCTTTGGTTTTTAATGACTTGCCACTGCTTTTGAAGTAGTGAGAGTCATTGTTTTAGTTTACCAAGGTGCTATAACCAATTACCACAAACTAGGTAGTTTAAAACAATGGatatttattctctcatattTCTGGAGACCAGACGTTCAAAATCAAGTTGCGGGCAGAGCCACTCACCTGAAAGTTATAGGGGAGaatctttccttgtctctttcaGCTTTTGGTCACCCTTGCATTCCTTAGTTTGTGGGGGCATAACTACCAGCCTCCGTTACCACAGGGTCTTCTTCTCTtagtctctgtgtctctctgtgttctttcctcttcttcaggTATGACCAGTTATTGCATTTGGATCCCACTCTAAATTCAATATGAtttatctcaagatccttaaataattatatctgcaaagactttattttcaaataaggtcacattctgaggttctaggTAGACCTCAATTTTTGGAGAAAACTAGCCAACTCACTATTAGTAGATTGGATCTGAGAAGTAAATACACACACTTAATGGATTTCAAGACATCATAGACTGTAGAAGGTATCATGATCTAATTAATGTGCCACTAAAAGACCATAAGCATTATCAGTTTTAATTGTAAGATGCCATTAATTGTAATAttcaacctgattttaaaatgtttttgtgtgaaaaatagaattcatgaaatgaatgaaacacAGTGATATCATGAATTTCTTAATAGGTCTGTGGGGACTACAGAAATTGAGTTCCCCATTAAGAAGTGTTTATACAAGTGAGTCTGTGATCACCAGGTGGAGGAAATTGTAACTTAACTTAATTCGGGCTTCTTTAAGTCTATctcccattcattccttcatctcAAATGTCTATTGCTCTTAAGCTTTCTTCTAACTGCTTAAGATtgccaatgtttatttttatctccatCTGTTACACTACCTTTGTGCAAACATTACTGATTCTCCCTTTCCGTCCTAAGTTTACTGAAATGTATTGGCACATATGCCACTGCTTTATACAAAGAGGTGATATAAAACACAGGGAAAACGCAGGGCACTCTGGGATGTTGGCTCCACACTACTCACTGGGTGTTACACTTTGCACAAGTGAATGTATCTTCCTGTGATTGAGTTTCCTTTCCTCATCTACCAAGCAGAAACAATGACAAGTGCAAAACTATCCCAAAAGACCGTTAGAAATATTCAAGATACATATTACAGGCAAAATGCATAGATTCCCGTCTTTCATGTAGAAAGTGTTCTAGGGCATTAGTAAAGGCTGGAATCTTGAGTTGAATGGTACCAGAGAacatattcatttttcaaaagaagttaGGGTCATAAATCCAGGTATTTGAACAAAATGTGTAAATCTCTACCTCTCTAACAGCCTAGTGAGAAAGATTATTCTTGGATTATTCTtggaataattattattatttctgctttttcagtATTGCATAAGTCACAAGTAGGTGTCTGTATTAAGACAGTAATCTTGGTGAATGtaaacattttcctattttcaagTAGTAGGAAATTTTATTCATGTAGGTGAATCATGGTGAGAATCAGAgatttataaagtgaaaatatttcaAGGAAGAGACATCTACACTTCTTAGATGTAAACTGCCATTTCATAAGGCTTTATTTTATTCCCTACAAATATCCAGTttctaattttagattttaggtatctaaataaaaatttcctcacagaaaattgctctaaaatgtgtttcaaaataaggaaaacagtGATATTTATGTACTGGAAAATGTACTAAACATTCAAATAATAATGcagtctttaaaaatagtttataattttgtttGCATTCTAATTAACATTCtagtaaatttcaaaataaaattgcgAAGtccaattattaatttttttagtgcaAGATAATGACAGtgatcaaaaagaaatgaaaatgtaacgtgttttctatgaaaaatttaaagatgatTAAAAGACTGAGTtatgcttaattttctttttcatcctttgaGACTGATTTGTTCATCCTTAACATCCTtctccttttgcattttttaatagtGTGGATATTATCCAAACATCTATTTTTCTAATGGGCATTTATGAGCACATTAAGCTGCAAAACaccttaaataatattttttatttcacaaacaaATGTTTACATCAATAGGCTTATATGTCATTGGACTtaagatgcatttttttccaaagaaaaaccaATTATGTATTAAGTACTACAGCTTTTATATATTTAGCATAAGACTTCACTcacaaaatatgcaaatatatatcaTTTACTAGATATACCTAATATCATAGCAGACCCAAGGGGAAAAGATTTTTTATATGTTATTCAAAACCTATTTCCCAtttaatttgtcttcttttttaattcttttgttcaGGGTTTCTTACAATTGGACTTTCATCAGTGAAacgaaaaaaaggaaactatttaCTTGAGACAATCAAGTCAATTTTTGAGCAATCCAGCTATGAAGAGCTGAAGGAAATTTCAGTGGTGGTTCACCTGGCAGACTTTAATTCATCCTGGCGTGATGTCATGGTCCAGGATATTACACAGAAATTTGCCCACCATATTATTGCAGGAAGATTAATAGTTATACATGCTCCAGAGGAATATTACCCAATCCTGGATGGCCTTAAAAGAAATTACAATGATCCAGAAGACAGAGTCAGATTTCGTTCTAAGCAAAATGTAGATTATgcttttctgcttaatttttgtgccaatacttcAGACTATTATGTAATGCTTGAAGATGACGTTCGATGTTCAAAAAATTTCTTAACTGCCATCAAGAAAGTCATTACATCCCTAGAAGGAACCTACTGGGTAACTCTTGAGTTCTCGAAGCTGGGCTACATTGGAAAACTTTATCATTCTCATGATCTCCCACGTTTGGCAcactttttattaatgttttatcaAGAAATGCCTTGTGATTGGCTATTGACTCATTTTCGAGGTCTTTTAGCTCAGAAAAATGTGATCCGTTTTAAACCATCTCTCTTTCAGCACATGGGTTATTATTCATCGTATAAAGGGACTGAGAATAAGCTGAAAGATGATGATTTTGAAGAAGAGTCATTCGACATCCCTGATAACCCTCCTGCAAATCTCTACACCAATATGAATGTTTTCGAAAATTATGAAGCAAGCAAAGCTTATAGTAGTGTTGATGAGTACTTTTGGGGGAAACCACCTTCAGT harbors:
- the MGAT4C gene encoding alpha-1,3-mannosyl-glycoprotein 4-beta-N-acetylglucosaminyltransferase C, whose protein sequence is MFKFYQMKHIFEILDKMRCLRKRSTVSFLGVLVIFLLFMNLYIEDSYVLEGDKQLIRETSTHQLNSERYVHTFKDLSNFSGAINVTYRYLAATPLQRKRFLTIGLSSVKRKKGNYLLETIKSIFEQSSYEELKEISVVVHLADFNSSWRDVMVQDITQKFAHHIIAGRLIVIHAPEEYYPILDGLKRNYNDPEDRVRFRSKQNVDYAFLLNFCANTSDYYVMLEDDVRCSKNFLTAIKKVITSLEGTYWVTLEFSKLGYIGKLYHSHDLPRLAHFLLMFYQEMPCDWLLTHFRGLLAQKNVIRFKPSLFQHMGYYSSYKGTENKLKDDDFEEESFDIPDNPPANLYTNMNVFENYEASKAYSSVDEYFWGKPPSVGDVFVIIFENPILIKKIKVSTGTEDRQNDILHHGALDVGENVVDFKQSRHCVTYLRLGEFKNGNFEMSEVNQKIPFDINCIRIYVTKTQKEWLIIRSISIWTF